A window of the Gemmatimonadota bacterium genome harbors these coding sequences:
- a CDS encoding MFS transporter, whose protein sequence is MTEDSRPSRLERFGLHRPELRAWAMYDFANSAVMTTVVAAVFPLYFRSVVAAELPLALSIFGTATSLAVISIGVVSPVLGAIADFSAIKKRMLAALMAIGVLAVAGMFWVQEGDWGLGIALFMLANVGLAGSFVFYDSLLPHVAENQEMDRVSTSGFGLGYLGGAILLGLNLAWIFAPGAFGLPSGEGLSPSQATLPVRLALLSAAVWWVIFAIPLFRRVPEPPRRLEADEKARTNPIGAALIRLGETFRELRSYKQAFLMLLAFLIYSDGIGTIIRMAAIYGGELGIGTQSLIAAILITQIVGVPFAFLFGAIAGRIGAKPAVLIALVVYMGITLVGFLMTTATHFLALAVMVGMVQGGAQALSRSLFARLIPRHKSGEFFGFFGVMDRFSGSIGTLVMAGIAAITGEARFGILAIILFFIVGAFLLTRVDVEAGEEAAREAERAAGVTI, encoded by the coding sequence ATGACCGAGGACAGCCGCCCTTCACGGCTCGAGCGATTTGGGCTGCATCGCCCCGAGTTACGCGCGTGGGCGATGTACGACTTCGCGAACTCGGCGGTCATGACGACCGTCGTCGCCGCCGTCTTTCCCCTGTACTTCCGAAGTGTCGTCGCGGCCGAGCTTCCGCTCGCCCTCTCGATCTTCGGCACGGCCACCTCCCTCGCAGTCATCTCGATCGGGGTCGTCTCCCCGGTGCTCGGCGCCATCGCGGACTTTTCTGCGATCAAGAAGCGGATGCTCGCCGCCCTCATGGCGATCGGGGTCCTCGCCGTGGCAGGCATGTTCTGGGTCCAGGAGGGCGACTGGGGGCTCGGGATCGCCCTCTTCATGCTCGCGAACGTCGGGCTGGCCGGGAGCTTCGTCTTCTACGACTCGCTCCTCCCCCACGTCGCCGAGAATCAAGAGATGGACCGCGTCTCCACCTCGGGTTTTGGCCTCGGGTACCTGGGGGGTGCGATCCTGCTGGGACTCAATCTGGCCTGGATTTTCGCCCCGGGTGCCTTCGGACTTCCCTCGGGCGAAGGACTCTCCCCGTCGCAGGCGACGCTTCCGGTGCGGCTCGCCCTACTTTCCGCGGCCGTGTGGTGGGTGATTTTTGCGATCCCCCTATTCCGGCGGGTGCCCGAGCCTCCCCGGCGGCTCGAGGCAGACGAGAAGGCGCGCACCAATCCGATCGGGGCGGCGCTCATTCGCCTCGGAGAGACCTTCAGGGAGCTGAGGAGCTACAAGCAGGCCTTCCTCATGCTCCTCGCCTTCCTCATATACAGCGACGGGATTGGAACGATCATCCGGATGGCCGCGATCTACGGCGGCGAGCTCGGGATCGGAACGCAGTCCCTGATCGCGGCGATCCTGATCACGCAGATCGTCGGTGTCCCCTTCGCTTTTTTGTTCGGAGCGATCGCGGGACGGATCGGCGCCAAACCGGCCGTGCTGATCGCCCTCGTCGTTTACATGGGAATCACGCTCGTCGGGTTCCTGATGACGACCGCGACCCACTTTCTCGCGCTCGCGGTGATGGTGGGGATGGTCCAGGGGGGGGCCCAGGCACTGTCGCGCTCCCTCTTCGCCCGGCTCATCCCGCGCCACAAGTCGGGTGAGTTTTTTGGGTTCTTCGGCGTGATGGACCGGTTCTCGGGGAGCATCGGGACACTCGTGATGGCCGGGATCGCCGCGATCACCGGTGAGGCACGCTTCGGAATCCTCGCGATCATCCTCTTTTTCATCGTCGGCGCCTTCCTCCTGACCCGAGTGGACGTCGAGGCCGGGGAAGAGGCTGCGCGAGAAGCGGAGCGGGCCGCGGGGGTCACCATCTAA
- a CDS encoding GNAT family N-acetyltransferase produces MPSLEITKHELTRLPADVATALGLLRRRYLAEHWPERSLPGVEASAIRFERLWCHGAGAVWIAHHAEWGPVAYHLLVPRGKSASAACVLCVLPEARGRGIARALLREGHSFSAAHGIAEMEAESSSLVPEGDMLLKRMGAVSQGRAHVYEGLISAVRDEVVRERSRLDETLGVRLEIHRKGHPEDDLAQLVHLKGFISTTYGHTPHDLSAATAAVRRSDALLAERGGSRLLVLAREQESGLVVGCAETVWWTDDPLAVYTWNLAVLERCRGRSLAGALNAALLLEVPRTFPAVESIRLRLHESAHGLQARCRRLGFNLHHTEGLWTVPEGSLADYLHGHRNPNDDDRGSHVG; encoded by the coding sequence ATGCCATCTCTGGAGATCACGAAACACGAGCTGACCCGCCTGCCCGCTGACGTCGCGACGGCCCTCGGCCTCCTTCGGCGAAGGTACCTTGCGGAGCACTGGCCGGAGCGGTCGCTGCCGGGCGTCGAGGCCTCCGCCATTCGATTTGAAAGGCTCTGGTGCCACGGCGCGGGCGCCGTCTGGATTGCGCATCATGCCGAGTGGGGTCCGGTCGCGTACCACCTGCTGGTCCCGAGGGGCAAGTCGGCATCCGCCGCCTGTGTCCTATGCGTGCTGCCCGAGGCCCGTGGGCGCGGCATCGCACGAGCACTCCTCCGTGAAGGACATTCATTCTCGGCCGCGCACGGCATTGCCGAGATGGAGGCCGAGTCGAGCTCGCTCGTCCCGGAAGGAGACATGCTCCTGAAACGAATGGGAGCGGTCTCCCAGGGACGAGCCCACGTCTATGAAGGCCTCATCTCCGCGGTACGGGACGAGGTGGTCCGGGAGAGGAGTCGCCTCGACGAAACGCTCGGCGTTCGCCTCGAGATTCACCGGAAGGGCCATCCGGAGGACGATCTCGCGCAGCTGGTTCATCTGAAGGGATTCATATCGACCACATACGGTCACACTCCCCACGACCTATCCGCCGCGACCGCCGCAGTTCGACGATCAGACGCTTTGCTCGCCGAGCGGGGAGGTAGCCGCCTCCTGGTCTTGGCCCGGGAACAGGAGTCGGGCCTCGTCGTCGGTTGCGCCGAGACGGTTTGGTGGACCGATGACCCGCTCGCCGTCTATACGTGGAACTTGGCCGTCCTCGAGCGGTGTCGCGGCCGGTCCCTCGCAGGAGCGCTGAACGCCGCGCTCCTTCTCGAGGTTCCGAGAACCTTCCCCGCGGTCGAGTCCATTCGACTCCGGCTGCATGAATCGGCCCATGGGCTGCAGGCCAGATGCCGAAGGCTGGGATTCAACCTGCACCACACCGAAGGGTTGTGGACCGTGCCCGAGGGGAGCCTCGCGGATTACCTGCATGGACACCGGAATCCGAACGACGACGATCGGGGGAGCCATGTGGGGTGA
- a CDS encoding ADOP family duplicated permease: protein MWRDVLITMRRLARRPGFTLAAVATLAVGIGATTAIFSTVNATLLRPLPFPDADDLYFLGSRLVDGRYTTGRDRVSGAHVHAINDQARTVRHAVAYGVSRTAVIPEGGAPRDVMIGHVSEGFFDLFAAPMGAGRAFVPEDHIPEVREQTVAGPGGESRTVMVTVAPSVAILSDGLWSELFARDPTIVDRTIRLRGRSVTVLGVAPPELEFPLGADLWLPFALPDAVLIAYNGFLRANPGASQEQIEAELAAIAFGLEERFPSFADRVYAILPLNELLVGDLAPILLVVLGGALVLLVLGSVNVATLLLAKGQRQATEMGVRLALGSDRARIMRRFLGESLLLASAGTIVGLLLAFVGVRILVAWGGSDLPRMDQVPLDWRVLAFCVAVLTGATVLVGLLPALRLSAPDLRGLLSESGRSASGGQGSRRIMNALVVAEISLAITLVAGAGWLVRSYLNLSSMDLGFATEGRLLVDPMLPDDQAAVQNWMAAAPERLRSLNVVSRLGASSALPLRPYYDSGWYVAVPGDDYDVNRQNVAIRTAVSPGFFEAMGTRLLAGRMLTEEDRPPPRVTRTDPTSGQPESGTIDRETGEFRPGPADFGLPRVVVNRAFAESYLAGRDPVGVLFGFGAPVVDFDNLQEIVGVVENIQYRSLRDVPTPVWYVPTALAARGWIIETTLADPTDAIPTIRAALAQVDPAIRVDIIPLSELLSDAMWRHRLGLVLMSLFAAVSLALAAIGIFGVVAHSTAQRRRELATMIALGATPGKVVAILLSQAWVLSVAGIILGLAAAYVGGRVVTNRFHQVRADDPAILIGAVMAVMTVTLVAFLLPALRAARIRPAEVLKGD, encoded by the coding sequence ATGTGGCGAGACGTCCTGATCACGATGCGTCGGTTGGCCAGGCGACCGGGGTTCACCCTGGCCGCCGTGGCGACTCTCGCCGTGGGCATCGGCGCGACCACGGCGATCTTCAGTACGGTCAATGCGACCCTCCTTCGGCCGCTCCCCTTTCCCGATGCCGACGACCTGTACTTTCTGGGGTCACGGCTGGTGGATGGCCGTTATACCACGGGTCGCGACCGCGTTTCCGGTGCCCACGTCCACGCGATCAACGACCAGGCGCGAACGGTACGGCATGCAGTCGCCTACGGGGTGAGCCGAACGGCCGTCATTCCGGAGGGCGGCGCTCCCCGCGACGTCATGATCGGGCACGTGAGCGAGGGCTTCTTCGATCTCTTCGCGGCGCCGATGGGCGCCGGACGTGCGTTCGTCCCCGAGGACCACATTCCGGAAGTTCGCGAACAGACGGTGGCCGGCCCGGGCGGGGAATCCCGGACGGTGATGGTCACCGTCGCCCCGTCCGTCGCGATCCTGTCGGACGGACTCTGGAGCGAGCTCTTCGCTCGGGATCCGACGATCGTGGACCGGACGATTCGGCTGAGGGGACGATCCGTCACGGTGCTAGGGGTCGCCCCACCCGAGCTTGAATTTCCCCTGGGCGCCGACCTGTGGCTGCCGTTCGCCTTGCCCGACGCCGTTCTCATTGCCTACAACGGATTTCTTCGCGCGAATCCGGGCGCGTCCCAGGAACAGATCGAGGCGGAGCTGGCCGCCATCGCGTTCGGATTGGAGGAGCGATTTCCGAGTTTCGCGGATCGGGTCTATGCAATCCTCCCTCTCAACGAGCTGCTGGTCGGCGACCTCGCGCCGATTCTGCTCGTGGTCCTCGGCGGAGCGCTGGTGCTCCTGGTCCTCGGAAGTGTGAACGTCGCGACGTTGCTCCTCGCGAAGGGCCAGCGGCAGGCCACGGAGATGGGAGTGCGCCTGGCCCTGGGATCGGACCGGGCCAGGATCATGCGGCGGTTCCTCGGCGAATCCTTACTCCTCGCCTCCGCCGGGACGATCGTGGGACTTCTGCTGGCCTTCGTGGGAGTTCGCATCCTGGTCGCGTGGGGAGGGTCCGATCTCCCCCGCATGGACCAGGTTCCCCTCGATTGGCGCGTCCTCGCCTTCTGCGTCGCGGTGCTCACCGGCGCCACTGTCCTCGTTGGACTCCTTCCGGCCCTTCGGTTGTCGGCTCCGGACCTCCGCGGGCTTCTCAGTGAAAGCGGTCGCTCCGCGTCCGGTGGTCAGGGATCGCGGCGGATCATGAATGCGCTGGTCGTCGCGGAGATTTCGCTCGCCATCACACTCGTGGCCGGCGCGGGCTGGCTCGTGCGGAGCTATCTGAACCTGTCGTCCATGGATCTCGGGTTTGCGACGGAGGGTCGCCTGCTGGTGGATCCGATGCTTCCGGACGACCAGGCGGCCGTGCAGAATTGGATGGCCGCCGCGCCGGAGCGCCTCCGCTCCTTGAACGTCGTCTCCCGCCTGGGCGCGTCGAGCGCCCTTCCGCTCCGTCCGTACTACGATTCAGGCTGGTACGTGGCGGTTCCCGGGGACGACTACGATGTGAACCGTCAGAACGTGGCCATTCGAACCGCGGTGAGCCCGGGATTCTTCGAGGCGATGGGCACTCGCTTGCTCGCCGGCCGCATGCTCACGGAAGAGGACCGACCCCCGCCTAGGGTAACGAGGACCGACCCCACCTCCGGCCAGCCGGAGTCGGGAACGATCGATCGGGAGACTGGTGAATTTCGACCGGGTCCGGCGGATTTCGGCCTGCCGCGGGTGGTGGTCAACCGGGCGTTCGCGGAGTCTTACCTCGCCGGCCGTGATCCCGTCGGAGTCCTATTCGGCTTCGGAGCGCCCGTCGTGGACTTCGACAATCTGCAGGAGATTGTCGGCGTGGTTGAAAACATCCAATACCGCTCGCTCAGGGACGTGCCCACACCCGTGTGGTACGTGCCGACCGCTCTCGCCGCGCGGGGCTGGATCATCGAGACGACGCTGGCGGATCCGACGGATGCTATTCCGACGATTCGGGCCGCACTGGCTCAGGTAGATCCCGCGATCCGGGTCGATATCATCCCGCTCTCGGAGTTACTCTCCGACGCCATGTGGCGTCACCGGCTCGGGCTCGTCCTCATGAGCCTTTTTGCCGCCGTTTCCCTGGCACTCGCGGCGATCGGAATCTTCGGCGTCGTCGCGCACTCGACGGCGCAGCGACGGAGGGAACTCGCCACGATGATCGCCCTCGGGGCGACCCCGGGGAAGGTCGTGGCCATCCTGCTCTCCCAGGCCTGGGTCCTATCCGTCGCCGGAATCATCCTGGGGTTGGCGGCGGCCTATGTTGGAGGCCGTGTCGTCACGAACCGGTTCCATCAAGTTCGCGCCGACGATCCCGCGATCCTCATCGGGGCGGTGATGGCGGTGATGACGGTGACGCTGGTCGCTTTTTTGCTTCCGGCCCTTCGTGCCGCGCGCATCCGCCCGGCGGAGGTCTTGAAGGGCGATTGA